Proteins found in one Hypericibacter terrae genomic segment:
- a CDS encoding methylglyoxal synthase produces the protein MALTLALVAHDQKKADMADWVARNHQVLRRHTIISTATTGRIVAEAAVDIKIQTVKSGPWGGDQQIGAMIAEGRIDALIFFPDPLTPMPHDVDVKALLRLALVYDIPCACNPSTADLLVKAGLLGN, from the coding sequence ATGGCACTCACGCTGGCGTTGGTGGCGCATGATCAGAAGAAGGCCGACATGGCGGATTGGGTCGCCCGCAACCACCAGGTGCTGCGGCGTCACACCATCATCTCGACCGCGACCACGGGCCGGATCGTCGCCGAAGCCGCCGTCGACATCAAAATCCAGACGGTGAAGAGCGGACCCTGGGGCGGCGACCAGCAGATCGGCGCCATGATCGCCGAGGGCAGGATCGACGCGCTGATCTTCTTCCCCGACCCGCTGACGCCGATGCCGCATGACGTCGATGTGAAGGCGCTGCTGCGGCTGGCGCTGGTCTACGACATCCCCTGCGCCTGCAATCCGTCGACGGCGGATCTCTTGGTCAAGGCGGGGCTGCTGGGGAACTGA